Within Winogradskyella helgolandensis, the genomic segment GGATGGCCGACTTGTAATTTGGAAGAGGTTAAAATATACTCTCCAGCATCCCAAAAACTAACGGTTGGTTCTATAGTTAGTCCGTAAACTACAACTGCTACTGTAAAAACAGACCATCCTAAGATGTTGTTCCACTTTTTAAAGTTAAAATCTTTCATGAAAACGTTGCTTATTAATGCTGGCGAATTTACTAATTAATCCCTAAAAGCCTACATTTTTAAGTTAACGTTAAGTATTTTAAAAAATTTTCTTCTTTTTTTTTGTCAAAGTAAAACTTTGTATTAAATTTGCACCCTCAAAATGAGAGATTGGCCTATGGTGTAACTGGCTAACACATCTGTTTTTGGTACAGAAGAGTCTAGGTTCGAAACCTAGTAGGCCAACCAAAGTTTAAATCCTAATTCGTTATTCGAGTTAGGATTTTTTTTGTTTAAGTCGTATGTGTAGTGAGTTGTGTAGATTATGCTGAGAGGAGTTGAAGTAAAATCTAAAACCCTAAAGGAAGAGATACATTGAATAGTCTAATTTTTATTATCTTGTTTTACTAAGTGCACTCGAAATACATTTTTACTAAAAGTTTTAGGTTTTTAGACTGTCTTAAAAATGAAAAAGAGGATTGCTTTTGAAACATCCTCTTTTGTTTAGTGTGAAAATCTAAAACTTATTTTCAAAACTTAATAAATTAAGTCTTGATTCTTTACTCTATAAATTGAAGCAATTTAAATCTTGAAAGTAATCACAGGTCTATTTGCATGATTAACTAAATCTTCACTGATACTGCCATTAAAGAAGTGAGCTATACCTTGTCTGCCATGTGTACTAATTCCAATAAGGTCTGCATCTATGTCTTTGGAGAAATTTAAAACACCTTGTTCAACGGTATTGTCGTTGTGTATTGTAATCGTATAATTATCAAAATCTTGTCCGCAAATAAAATCATTGACTCTTGACTTCGCTTCATACGACGTCATAAAATTGCTAGACGTAATTACCAGCAATAAATGAATTTTTGATCCAAATGCTTTTGCAAATTTTACAGCTTGTTTATAAGTTTCTTTATTGTCATTTTTAAAATCTGAAGCAAATACAAAATTAGATACTTTGAAGTTGTGATGCTCATTTTTTATAACTAGTACAGGTACTTCGGAAGAGCGAACCACTTTTTCTGCATTAGAACCCACGAACATTTCTTTTATGCCTGTCGCACCATGAGAACCCATAACAATCAAGTCAATATTGAACTCTATACAAGAATTTTTAATTTCATTAAAAGTTATATCTGCCTTTACGGTTTCATGGACGGTAATGTTTTGTAAATAGTCTTGTGCCATGAGATCTTCAAACCTTTTTCTTGCTAAATTCATGAAAAATAAAGTTTCAGGAATATCACTTTGGGCATGTCCAGGATCTGTTTGTTGCATGGGAATTTCTATCATATGCAATAAATATATCTCTGCGTTGTGAGTCTTAGCAATCATCGCTGCTACTTTTAAAGCATTTTCTGCTTGCTCTGAAAAATCTGTTGGAACTAATATTTTATTCATGTTTATTTGTTTAGTTAGTCTTTCTAAATTTAAGAAAATAAATCCATATGACATAGCTTGGGTAATTTAATATAAAAGTCGTATATTTGCACCGTTATTTACTAAAAATGAATAAGCGAGAGGACGAAAAGTCCTCTCTTTTTATATCAAGAAATGATTAAGAAAATAGTAGAAGACTTATTACAAACGGCATTAGCAGAAAGACAAGATTTGTTCTTAATAGATTTTTCTTTGTCTGGAGATAACGCCATAAAGATTGTAATAGATGGTGATAATGGTGTCTTAGTAGAAGACTGTATGTTTATAAGTAGAGCCATTGAACACAATATTGACAGAGAAGAGCACGATTTTTCTCTAGAAGTTTTATCATCTGGTGCAGCAACTCCGTTAATTTTACCAAGACAGTACAACAAGCATATTGGTAGAAATTTAGAAGTAAAGACTTTAGA encodes:
- the rimP gene encoding ribosome assembly cofactor RimP, which gives rise to MIKKIVEDLLQTALAERQDLFLIDFSLSGDNAIKIVIDGDNGVLVEDCMFISRAIEHNIDREEHDFSLEVLSSGAATPLILPRQYNKHIGRNLEVKTLDNQEIEGELTEVNEADVVLSWKAREPKPVGKGKVTVAKTATITFDNIKEAKVKIKF
- a CDS encoding universal stress protein → MNKILVPTDFSEQAENALKVAAMIAKTHNAEIYLLHMIEIPMQQTDPGHAQSDIPETLFFMNLARKRFEDLMAQDYLQNITVHETVKADITFNEIKNSCIEFNIDLIVMGSHGATGIKEMFVGSNAEKVVRSSEVPVLVIKNEHHNFKVSNFVFASDFKNDNKETYKQAVKFAKAFGSKIHLLLVITSSNFMTSYEAKSRVNDFICGQDFDNYTITIHNDNTVEQGVLNFSKDIDADLIGISTHGRQGIAHFFNGSISEDLVNHANRPVITFKI